A genome region from Aphelocoma coerulescens isolate FSJ_1873_10779 chromosome Z unlocalized genomic scaffold, UR_Acoe_1.0 ChrZ, whole genome shotgun sequence includes the following:
- the CD180 gene encoding LOW QUALITY PROTEIN: CD180 antigen (The sequence of the model RefSeq protein was modified relative to this genomic sequence to represent the inferred CDS: inserted 3 bases in 2 codons; deleted 5 bases in 3 codons; substituted 1 base at 1 genomic stop codon), translating to MALEKQWVNRSPDWWFGHPPRSGGNQRKRNPWGRGMLQLGSWLPERTTGLLVTTEIFDFSFNVLPSLQNSTFSDLNSLLYLDLTRCQISWVYDSAFHSNRQQKRVMLMVNLLIFLSDTAFAGPRLLEHLXTQTGITSTSFIPVTNLDSLDILILGNHISLLQLPCNFPTQNLKCLSFQMNNIRAITADVQALQKTSNVTLILKGNDITYTEPGAFQSHFYSLNLVSYADIPEVLEGIQNSTAMTLWLGTFYSVEKKPYISSDVLQGLCSISVKDLYLQLQHFRNLNADAFQCLTRLRKLDLTQTHIHALAPGISGMSSLEEMVLNANCFEXSNTSSAAFPSLTRLHIKGNPQVLQLGSGCLEKLAKLQHLDLSQSHTESSDCCSKALRALSRVCYLNLSHNIHLHLQDVLIXDSASLELLNLPFTPLHINTSQNPFQNLHLLQVLNLSSSHINTLSQHLFQGLKNLMFLDLSQNNFELGIMPKTNGSLSNLEVLILSSCEQTAIGNQVFHNLRKLQHVDPSYNKFTAFSRDAFSNLKSVYLSCAHNMQIHVVPGDQLVPPDGQCIINLRYSLLDCTCSNIGLITWYKQNLDKIKDPEGTRCSEPKLLAGFSWPPSHSPVG from the exons ACTACTTGTCACAACAGAAATCTTTGATTTCAGCTTCAATGTGCTCCCCTCCCTCCAGAATTCAACCTTCTCTGATCTGAATTCTCTTCTCTACTTGGACTTAACGAG GTGTCAGATCAGCTGGGTGTATGACAGTGCCTTTCACAGCAACAGGCAGCAGAAGAGAGTCATGCTGATGGTAAACCTGCTCATATTTCTGTCTGACACAGCATTTGCTGGCCCACGTTTGCTGGAGCATCT AACGCAGACAGGAATAACAAGTACATCCTTCATTCCAGTGACAAATCTTGACAGCTTAGATATCCTCATCTTGGGCAACCACATCTCTTTGCTGCAGCTTCCCTGCAACTTTCCCACTCAAAACCTCAAATGCCTCAGTTTTCAAATGAACAACATACGAGCAATCACAGCAGATGTCCAAGCTCTGCAGAAGACCAGCAATGTAACTCTCATCCTTAAAGGCAATGACATTACATACACAGAACCTGGAGCCTTTCAATCCCATTTCTACAGTTTGAACTTGGTGAGCTATGCTGACATCCCCGAGGTCCTGGAGGGGATACAGAACTCCACAGCTATGACCCTTTGGCTGGGAACATTTTACAGTGTGGAAAAGAAGCCCTACATAAGCTCAGATGTTTTACAAGGCCTCTGTAGCATCTCTGTCAAGGATCTCTATCTGCAGTTACAGCACTTTAGAAATCTAAATGCTGATGCATTTCAGTGCTTAACCAGGCTCCGAAAGCTGGACCTAACCCAAACCCACATCCATGCACTGGCCCCTGGCATCAGTGGCATGAGCTCGCTAGAGGAGATGGTTCTCaatgcaaactgctttg acagcaacaccagctctgctgccttcccctccctcacccGCCTCCACATCAAGGGTAACCCACAGGTTCTGCAGCTAGGCTCTGGCTGTTTGGAGAAACTGGCAAAGCTCCAACATCTTGATTTAAGTCAGAGTCACACTGAAAGCTCTGACTGCTGTAGCAAAGCACTGAGAGCTTTGAGCAGAGTTTGTTACCTGAATCTGAGCCACAACATacacctccatctccaggaCGTGCTCATTTAGGACAGTGCTAGCCTCGAGCTGCTGAACTTACCCTTCACTCCCCTCCATATCAACACGTCACAGAACCCTTTCCAAAATCTGCATCTCTTGCAAGTGCTGAATCTTTCCTCCTCCCACATTAATACTCTATCA CAGCATCTCTTTCAAGGTTTGAAAAACCTCATGTTCTTGGACCTTAGTCAAAATAACTTTGAGTTGGGAATCATGCCAAAG ACAAATGGTTCCCTATCCAATTTAGAGGTGCTAATATTGTCATCCTGTGAACAGACAGCAATAGGTAACCAAGTATTTCACAACCTCAGGAAGCTACAGCATGTTGATCCAAGTTACAACAAATTTACTGCATTCAGCAGAGATGCATTTTCAAATCTCAAGAGTGTCTATCTCAGTTGTGCCCATAATATG CAAATCCATGTCGTACCAGGTGACCAGCTAGTGCCCCCAGATGGCCAGTGTATAATCAATTTACGCTACAGCCTTCTGGACTGCACCTGCTCTAATATTGGTTTAATCACCTGGTACAAGCAAAATCTGGATAAAATTAAAGACCCTGAAGGAACAAGGTGCTCTGAACCCAAATTACTAGCTGGGTTCAGCTGGCCACCTTCTCACTCTCCTGTGGGATGA